The window TTGGCATGACGACGTATCCGCATTATACTGCTCAGCGTACGGATTTGATTCAGTCCGTTTCTTTCCAGACAGCTGAGCAAATGGTTGCTTTCTGTCAAGAGATCCAAAAAGCTTCGCCAGTAAATGCCCATTTTGCCCCTGAACCTGCCTATATGCCGGGTTATGAAGATGACGTAATAATGGCAGCTGGTACCTTCGTTCAAGGGTCAAGCATCGAGCTAACGGCGGATGGCCCGATTCGTCCGCCATACACAGCATTTATCCAAGGTGGTTTAACATACGAACACGTGAAATATGCCATTTGTAGTGCTGTACAGAAATTGAGATAGTAGTGAAATAGGTAGTAGTTGCGGCGGCTCAGATAGGCAGATCTGAGCCGTTTTTTTAATTTATGAAAGTGGGGTAATGTCAGCTTATCCGCCAATTAAAAAAAGCTAATAAAATCCATACAAAAACCTAAAAACTTATCACCCCAAGCAAATATTTATTAATAACATATACTGTTTAAAAATATAGTGTAAGTAAATCATCAAAGATTGGGGTTGTGTATGGGGCATTATCGAAGGAATAGGAATTACGACCTCATAATAGTTTATTTTGTAGGTATGTGGATTTTGAGCGTAATTGGTCTATTAGTTGCTTTGTTATTGCCGATCTCGGTAGTGGTTATTCTTTCGCTCTTGGGGATTGCTTTGGTTGTGCTTACATTTGTGCTGCGTATTAGTAGTTTTGTTATTTTCTTGATTCCGATATTGTTTGGCGTGCTGCATTTTTTATTGATTATCATTTTAATTGATTGGCTTGGGGCTGCTCTTATCATTTCAGTATTTATTGCAACAATTATCATTTTCATAGGAATTGCCATTCTGGGCATCAAGCTTATTGAATATAGCATTTCAGAGGCCTTGATGTACGCATTTACGATATTAATCGTTTTCGTTGTGTTTGCATTTATTTATATTTTTATACCGGTAAGCAGTCCGTTCTTCCTTGTGGTAGCGGGAATTTTTGTACTGGCGTTTGCACTTTATACGGTCTATGAATTAGATAGTATACGGAATAACTTTATTCGAGAAAATGAAGTACTGTTTTTTGCCCTTAGATTGTATTTAAATCTGGCTTATATCGTTATTAATCTGATTGTTTCATCTCGTAAAAGGAAGAAGTAGGTACAATA is drawn from Lysinibacillus sp. SGAir0095 and contains these coding sequences:
- a CDS encoding Bax inhibitor-1 family protein, whose translation is MGHYRRNRNYDLIIVYFVGMWILSVIGLLVALLLPISVVVILSLLGIALVVLTFVLRISSFVIFLIPILFGVLHFLLIIILIDWLGAALIISVFIATIIIFIGIAILGIKLIEYSISEALMYAFTILIVFVVFAFIYIFIPVSSPFFLVVAGIFVLAFALYTVYELDSIRNNFIRENEVLFFALRLYLNLAYIVINLIVSSRKRKK